A window of Benincasa hispida cultivar B227 chromosome 9, ASM972705v1, whole genome shotgun sequence genomic DNA:
TGTAAAAATCCCATCCAAATTTCGTAGTAGACCGACCGGTTCCAGAAGGCCCAACAAGTCTTACCAGAAGgcaagaagaaaagagagaaggCTTCTCTACGGGCGTGCGCAGCGTGCAATTGCATCTGCAAGTTCCATCTTAGATTCACGAACTCCATAGCCGAAGTCGAAATTGCGATCATCTCAAGTCCCTTGTCGTCGAGATATTTCTCTCCGAATTGTCTCGCTTTGAACGGAACTGTACGTCACCATAATTTTGGTCCGCCATGGCTCCGCCTGCGCCGTCTCATCGAACTTCATCGCCGTCCCAACCATCAGGGTAGGTGCCAAATTATCTTTCCCCCTCCAAATTTTCTTACATTGTCAGTTTTTTGGATGATCCCGGATTATACATGTACAATTCATTTCTGCCGATCACTTAGTTCAGGAGCCGTTTTGAGATTGGTATTTGGATGGTTTTACTATTTTCCCTCTGGATTTGGAAGTCGTGGATCTGCTTAAGTTCGAAGCATTTCTCACCCCGTCCCTtcattaatttagttttttctcGACTACTGCATTGAAACCGATCATGGAGCTTTAGTTTTCTGTTCGACACTCTACGTATCGTGTGTTCTATTGTATAAGTTATAGCATCTAACGGGTAAAATCCTGATCAAATTGTTTCTCCGGCAGCAATTTGGTTTTGCGCTTGATGTTCTGTAAAACTATTAGTTTTAGTTTGTCATCTCGGAATAATTGTCTGAAATTTCAATGGGTCGATTTGAAGTTCGATTGAATCAGTTTCTACTATCATTACTCCCTGAAATGAAAATTCTAGGACCCCATTTTAATTTCGATTAAGGTATCATCAATCTGATTCAGTATTTTGATTGATTTTGGTTTTATAAGAAACTGAAATCAAATTTGTATTTGTTGATGTTCATCGCATTGAGCCTTACTGGAATTTGATTTACTTGACCAGAAAAAGTGAAGTATCTGATCTGAAATCACAGCTCCGGCAGCTTGCTGGAAGCAGAGCACCGGGTGTTGAAGATTCCAAGAGGGAACTTTTTAAGAAAGTGATCTCATACATGACTATTGGAATTGATGTATCGTCTCTCTTTGGAGAGATGGTGATGTGCTCTGCTACATCAGACATTGTTCTCAAGAAAATGTGTTATCTTTACGTTGGCAATTATGCCAAGGTTAATCCTGATCTTGCTCTGCTCACAATTAATTTCCTTCAAAGAGATTGCAAGGATGATGATCCAATGATTAGAGGGCTTGCTTTGAGGAGTTTATGTTCCCTTCGGGTTGCAAATCTTGTTGAGTACCTGGTTGGGCCCTTGGGTTCTGGTTTGAAGGATAGCAATAGTTATGTGAGAATGGTTGCTGTTATTGGGGTTTTGAAGCTATATCGTATATCTGCTTCAACATGCACTGATGCTGATTTTCCAGCAACGCTGAAGCATTTGATGCTTAATGATCGAGATACTCAGGTGAtctatttaaattattcaatccATATGTTCTTTTTATGCACTATTATTTTTGTGCTTTGCTATTAATGTACTTCTGTTTGAGCTCTCTTCATAACGTATCTCTCTACATCACAATATTAGTTGATTTGGTGCTATCATTTTTCCAATGGCGTTtcttattgaaaaaataaaaagaggagGAATCTTTTGAGCTATCTTTCATCCAATGGACGATTTCCTTACCAAAGAGATTTCTTGTGCCACCATAATTTATGCTTTAAATATAGTTATGGCAGGAATTTGAAGTAGCACGCCTACGGGTTTCTGTGTACTTGTCCTTTTTATCTCATAAAAAACTGTGATTATTATTGTATTCCAAACTAACTTGACTCTTTTGTGGGTGATAGAGAAGTCTCTGTCTATTGGATGGCGTTGATTGTATTTAAGCTTTTTTCTTTTGACTTGATAAGGTTATTTCTTAATCTATTGCACCTATCCAGGTAGTTGCAAATTGTTTATCTGCTTTACAAGAGATTTTGACCTCAGAAGCCAGCTCCTTAGAAGAAGCATCTAGAGAAAGAGAGGCTTTGCTCAGCAAGCCAGTTGTGTATTATCTTCTGAATCGGTATGTTCTTTAGGCTATGGAATTAGGAGCCCATTCTTGATCAGTATCTCTAGATTTAGGTCTGAAAGAAGTATTAATTTTACCATGTTTTTTACTTTTAGAAATATCATCGTCATAGTCACTGGAAATCAGAGCCATGTAGTTATTATCTATGTTCTGAAATTTAAGAGATTTGAGGCCTAAACAGTAATAGGGCTGGGATTTCGATATTATATTTAGTCATCGGAGATCATAGCATCATATCTACCTATGTGCTCTAAGACAAACCATTCAGTATGGCTTTTCTTCATGCGCTTGCAGGCCTTGCTGTTTACTCTATTGGGTTACAACTCTTGTCATCCAAAACATTAAACTTCATTCATAATTACTTTTATAAATAACATACATTTACCTAGAACTGTATTAATCTGTAGTACAAGATTGTTCCATGCCCATGTTCTTTTTCTAAGGGGTGttcaaaacattaattttttCCTATATAGTCTTGATCTTGTTGGCCATCTCGGATCTTGGTAATGATGTGGTGGATAATCAAAACTTTTGAGACgttcttatatatttttcttattgcaCTTTATGAAGGCCCTGCTTTAGCTGTTAATTTGTCTTTGCAGAAAGTCACAGTTCAGGAGAAGCTTGGTAGTACGTGAAAGGGACAATAACTTTAGGATTGTAGTGATTGTGTTGTTTTAGAGTCTCTAAGCTAATCTCTCCATTGAATGTTTCTTATACATGCATTCTCTCCATTGAATGGTTCTTATACATGCATTGTGTAATATGTAAGTGTCGAGAATTTCAAGAGATATTGTAATATGTAAGTGTCGAGAATTTCAAGCGATAGAATATCTATCATACTTAGTTGAAATAAAATGATATGCTTGCAGGATCAAAGAATTTAATGAATGGGCACAGTGTCTCATACTTGAATTGGTTTCCAAATATGTACCGTCAGATAGCAATGAGATTTTTGACATCATGAATCTCCTTGAAGATCGTCTTCAGCATGCTAATGGTGCTGTGGTATTGGCAACCACCAAAGTTTTTCTACATTTGACTTTATCTATGACTGATGTTCATCAGCAGGTGACTACAAGAGTttttgatccatttacaacattttatttctttactaAACTCTATATTATAGTTTTACTTTTCATCTCTCATACATGAATTTTATGGCCTTACCTAGTTGCAatgcttcttctttttctctctcttaagCATATGGAGTCCAGGATAACCTTTACCTCTAACCTGGTAgtctagttcctggaaaaagaataaattgaaTCATTATGTAAATACAGTTCTCCTGGTACTAGAACAAGAAATTTTTGCTGGTGGCTGTTTATATGAGATTATCAATATTTCTCACACTCGAATAATTTACACCCCCCTATTGAATACATAAAATTTATGGAGTTCATTATGTTGGCTAGGTCTATGAACGGATTAAAGCCCCTCTCTTAACCTTAGTGAGCTCAGGAAGCCCAGAGCAATCTTATGCAGTTCTCAGCCACCTGCATCTCCTGGTGATGCGTGCTCCATTTGTATTTTCTGCAGACTATAAATACTTCTATTGTCAGTACAATGAGCCGTCTTATGTCAAAAAATTGAAGCTCGAAATGTTGACTGCAGTGGCGAATGAGAGCAACACTTACGAAATTGgtgagtgaattccatcaaaTTGTTCGAATGTCTAGCTGTGCAGTTGATTCATTGAACATGCATCTCATTTATCAATGAAATCGTTTCTTCATTCAAAAAAATGATTCATTGAATATGCATCTCGTGCCTTCTTTGACTTGGGCCTTTGATGTCTTTTGAATCTGTAACATTGTATATCTATATTAGTTCTCAAGTGTTTGACAAATAATACCCTTTGAGTTGTTTTTTCAGTGACAGAATTATGTGAATATGTTGCGAATGTTGATATTCCCATTGCAAGAGAGTCAATACGTGCTGTTGGAAAAATAGCACTGCAACAGTATGATGTTAATGCAATTGTTGATAGACTTCTGCAGTTTTTGGAGATGGAAAAGGACTATGTGACTGCTGAAGCTCTGGTAATTAGTTCTTCACATGCTTGTTAGCTTTTGGCTTTTAAAGACAACTGTACCTATGTATTATATTCACCTTTTTATACTAATTTGTATCACAAAAGCAGCAGTAATAGTTAAACAAAgtgattctttttctttatttgcttGGTAATATAAGAACAATTTGGAATTCTTTTGACAGGTGCTTGTTAAAGATCTTTTGAGAAAATATCCACAATGGAGTCATGATTGCATTGCTGTTGTCGGCAGCATCAGCAGTAAAAATATTCAAGAACCAAAGGCCAAAGCAGCCCTTATCTGGATGTTGGGGGAGTACTCACAGGACATGCAAGATGCCCCATATATTCTAGAGAGTTTAGTTGAAAACTGGGATGATGAGCCGTCTGCTGAGGTTATCTCCTCCCCCCAAATTATGCTTAAAACAACTGAGGGTTCTGCTGCCCTGTCTTATTTTTGGTCTATTCTGAATACTATGAGTCTATGACTTAATTGATCCCAAAATTCTAAGTCAGATTTAAGACATGGTCTTAAAAAGTTCGACTTGACCCTACATATTCGCCAACTTTGAATCTTGAAAGAAACGACAATATCAGGTTTTGATTTCTTGTCCTACAGAATTGGTAACGTTGGACTATCATGTTAGGTTATGGTCAATTTAGCCATTTCAACGATCTCTTGTTAATACCTGTGGAGGTGataattttaaactattggtggattgccatattatatatatatatatactgtcaTCTTTAATGTTCTAAAATCTTGTATTTTTTACCTTACATGCTGAATGATGGGCCATATCACTATTGCAGGTACGCCTACATCTTCTCACTGCAGTGATGAAGTGTTTCTTCAAAAGGCCTCCCGAAACTCAAAAGGCCTTGGGAGCTGCACTGGCAGTAGGTCTTGCTGATTTTCACCAGGTAGAGATTACTAGATTGTTTTTGGATATTTAGCAATATTTGGTCATTTTGTGTGGTAATATTTGCTTTTGATTATAGGATGTGCATGATCGAGCACTGTTCTACTACAGGCTTTTGCAATACAATGTTTCTGTAGCTGAACGTGTGGTCAATCCTCCAAAGCAAGCCGTTTCTGTATTTGCTGATACACAGAGCAGTGAAGTCAAGGATAGAATATTTGATGAATTTAACAGTTTGTCTGTTATTTATCAGAAGGTAAACGGCACTTACTCCTCGGGTATCCAATATTTACTTTTTGACTCCATCATTGGAAGGGTATTTCTGACATTATTTCTGTAAATTTAAGAATATAGAGATGAGATAGTGGAATATAGAATCGTCACCAAGAgcaaaattaaaacattttttgtgCTCTAGGACCCAGTTAGCTTCCGCTATGCATATTCTGTTTagctctaaccaaattttgacttaTCTACAATGGATTCTAATATACTGTATAATATTAATCATACAATTTGTGTATGTTGTTGCAGCCATCTTACATGTTCACTGACAAGGAACACCGCGGTCCATTTGAGTTCTCGGACGAACTTGGAAATTTATCTATTGGTGCAGAGTCTGCCGATTCTGTTGTTCCAGCTCAGCAAGTTGAGGCAAATGATAAGGATCTACTTCTAAGCGCCTCAGTGGAAGAGGAAACTAGAGTCGTTAGTAACAATGGTTCTGCATATAGTGCTCCTTCATATGAGGGCTCTATTGGATCTCTAATTCCTCAAGCGCCATTAGAATTTGCAGTATCAAATCCTTCCGTACCAGGCCCTGCTCCCCAGTCGAGCTCTCCATTTGATGATCTATTTGGTTTAGTTTCTGCTCCTGCTCCCACTCCGGCTCCCCCTGCACCTTCACCACCTCCATTGCAGCTAAATTCAAAAGCTGTTTTAGATCCAGGAACTTTTCAGCAGAAATGGCGCCAGCTGCCTATATCTATATCACAGGTTTATTATCACATCTAGTgcatgtttgggagtgattttgaaattgttaaaatcacttttgctTGTTCGAAATGACTCTGGAACATGATTTTAAtctcttaaaattaatttgatatttaattttacattttaaaatgcAGTTTTTATATCGTCacaattgattttgaatgattaaaaagtatgtttaagagtgattttgaaaatgattaaAGTGATTTTAgctattttaaaatcattctaGTCAACAGATTGTTCTACTTGTTGTCTTCATATGAAGaccattttctaaattttgttgTCATTAGCAAAATCTTTGCTGTTGTTAACTCACTATTCTGTTCACCTTTTCCAAGTGAAATCGGACTTAGGGTACTTGCACTATACCAACCTCTATATCTTGCTACCACCTGATGCTTTTTTCTTTCCCTCCAGGAATTTTCAGTAAGCCCTCGAGGGATCGCAGCGCTAACATCACCACAAGTCCTCCTCCGACACATGCAAAATCATTCTATTCATTCCATTGCATCCGGTGGCCAGGCACCtaacttcaaaattttcttcttcgcACAAAAACAAGAAGAACCATCCAACTTTCTGGTGGAGTGCATAATCAATACAGCATCTGCCAAAGCACAGGTAAAGGTCAAAGCCGATGACCAAAGCGCATCGCAAACTTTCTCGTCTTTGTTCCAATCAGCTCTGGCTAACTTTGGTTTGCCATGAGTCTTCAGCATCAAGTTTTGCATGGTAAATCCCCTCATTCGAGTCACCTGCATCGACATAGGAACAGATGGATGAAGATAAACGAGGTAGCAATGGTTATGGAATTTCACATTGATTTGTAGTATAGATGAGTGTAATATGGGACTGAAAATGCTCCTCTTTCTGTTCGGAATCGTGGCCCTTACCAATTGCTTAGATTTTTGCTCCAAAATCTGTGGTATAAAAGCTGCTCCTCTGTAAAAGCTTTTGAAGTTTCAAGTCTTGTAGTTAGTTTTTTGTACTTCCCATCTCTGTTCGCTTCTTTTTAACTTctgttttggaaaagaaaagctATGGTTTCTTACATCAGACTATTTTTCAGCCTTGTATGGAGGTAAATAATATCCAGGTTCCTTCGTCATTCTTGTTCCAAAACTCACTGGATAATTCTTATTGTTTGTACATGAAAATTTCAAACTTTTGCCATGTCTGCATTCCCCATTCTACCGTAAACATCCGATTTTTGTCTCTCAGCATCgtaggttgtatcaatttaaagaTTCT
This region includes:
- the LOC120086181 gene encoding beta-adaptin-like protein A yields the protein MAPPAPSHRTSSPSQPSGKSEVSDLKSQLRQLAGSRAPGVEDSKRELFKKVISYMTIGIDVSSLFGEMVMCSATSDIVLKKMCYLYVGNYAKVNPDLALLTINFLQRDCKDDDPMIRGLALRSLCSLRVANLVEYLVGPLGSGLKDSNSYVRMVAVIGVLKLYRISASTCTDADFPATLKHLMLNDRDTQVVANCLSALQEILTSEASSLEEASREREALLSKPVVYYLLNRIKEFNEWAQCLILELVSKYVPSDSNEIFDIMNLLEDRLQHANGAVVLATTKVFLHLTLSMTDVHQQVYERIKAPLLTLVSSGSPEQSYAVLSHLHLLVMRAPFVFSADYKYFYCQYNEPSYVKKLKLEMLTAVANESNTYEIVTELCEYVANVDIPIARESIRAVGKIALQQYDVNAIVDRLLQFLEMEKDYVTAEALVLVKDLLRKYPQWSHDCIAVVGSISSKNIQEPKAKAALIWMLGEYSQDMQDAPYILESLVENWDDEPSAEVRLHLLTAVMKCFFKRPPETQKALGAALAVGLADFHQDVHDRALFYYRLLQYNVSVAERVVNPPKQAVSVFADTQSSEVKDRIFDEFNSLSVIYQKPSYMFTDKEHRGPFEFSDELGNLSIGAESADSVVPAQQVEANDKDLLLSASVEEETRVVSNNGSAYSAPSYEGSIGSLIPQAPLEFAVSNPSVPGPAPQSSSPFDDLFGLVSAPAPTPAPPAPSPPPLQLNSKAVLDPGTFQQKWRQLPISISQEFSVSPRGIAALTSPQVLLRHMQNHSIHSIASGGQAPNFKIFFFAQKQEEPSNFLVECIINTASAKAQVKVKADDQSASQTFSSLFQSALANFGLP